A region from the Nocardioides plantarum genome encodes:
- a CDS encoding YbhB/YbcL family Raf kinase inhibitor-like protein, translating to MALDRPVSPDPYPLLPAAPAFGVTSADVTDGQPLKDDQVADAGNTSPQLSWEPVDGAQSYTVTCFDPDAPTPSGFWHWVLVDLPADVTSLETGAGSADASLPGSAFHVRNDTGTPGFTGAAPPQGDQVHRYFFVVHAVTEPTLGVDADVTPAVVSFNLAFKTAGRAIVHGTYRH from the coding sequence ATGGCCCTCGATCGCCCCGTGTCCCCCGACCCCTACCCGCTGCTGCCCGCCGCGCCGGCCTTCGGCGTGACCAGTGCCGACGTCACCGACGGTCAGCCCCTCAAGGACGACCAGGTCGCCGACGCCGGCAACACCTCGCCCCAGCTGTCGTGGGAGCCCGTCGACGGCGCCCAGAGCTACACCGTCACCTGCTTCGACCCCGACGCCCCCACGCCCAGTGGCTTCTGGCACTGGGTCCTGGTCGACCTGCCCGCCGACGTCACCTCGCTCGAGACCGGCGCGGGGTCCGCGGACGCGAGCCTGCCGGGCTCGGCGTTCCACGTCCGCAACGACACCGGCACACCCGGCTTCACCGGCGCCGCGCCGCCCCAGGGCGACCAGGTGCACCGCTACTTCTTCGTGGTGCACGCCGTCACCGAGCCGACCCTCGGCGTCGACGCCGACGTGACCCCCGCCGTCGTGTCGTTCAACCTGGCCTTCAAGACCGCCGGTCGGGCCATCGTGCACGGCACCTACCGGCACTGA